One window of the Zea mays cultivar B73 chromosome 3, Zm-B73-REFERENCE-NAM-5.0, whole genome shotgun sequence genome contains the following:
- the LOC103650617 gene encoding uncharacterized protein, translating into MAPAAMAATGRAEEAGRMSSSIEWEPKTLTVDQIKFAREAALYVVSTKTEEEAIRIFTEGIKPVRTAVRKSTSTDSSSDDDVELGCCSSSTKRCCGAAGAHARRRRRSTDDDDRDDVATAPF; encoded by the exons ATGGCGCCGGCGGCCATGGCGGCGACCGGCAGGGCGGAGGAGGCGGGGCGGATGTCGTCGTCCATAGAGTGGGAGCCCAAGACGCTGACCGTCGACCAGATCAAGTTCGCAAGG GAGGCGGCGCTGTACGTGGTGAGCACcaagacggaggaggaggcgatcCGGATCTTCACCGAGGGCATCAAGCCCGTGCGGACGGCTGTCCGCAAGTCCACCTCCACCGACTCCTCGTCGGACGACGACGTGGAGCTCGGCTGCTGCTCCTCCTCCACCAAACGCTGTTGCGGCGCCGCCGGCGCTCATGCTCGACGACGACGGCGCTCCACCGACGACGACGACAGGGACGACGTCGCTACAGCGCCATTCTAG